In one Lolium rigidum isolate FL_2022 chromosome 3, APGP_CSIRO_Lrig_0.1, whole genome shotgun sequence genomic region, the following are encoded:
- the LOC124704165 gene encoding ACT domain-containing protein ACR3-like — MKYVSGPYFEPDFDPVLDRFGTPGVVVDNETREDCTLVKVDSVNRDGVLLEMVQLLTDLDLVISKSYISSDGGWLMDVFHVTDQIGRKLTDPSIPEFIQQALVPTHRPGNGPSPKFTTCLGNVVGPGGPDLSDCACLEFTVHDRPGLLSSITQVLVDQGCHVACGQAWTHSGRAAGLLYVTTTATADAAALHPSRWARIERLVGAVVDARENVPGERRWVCMSAPVRGRVHTERRLHQLMHDDRDYERGPAPTPVDEELFSMVDRAATTTALSALRARAAETRVTIDNWEERGYAIVKMTSRDRPRLLFDTVCALTDMHYVVFHATVGSQGPLAIQEYYIRHKDGRTVDSSAERQKVSRCLVAAVERRGSHGAKVEVRAADRSGLLSDFSRVLREHGMSLLRAELKRQKDEAIGTFHLVTDSGGQVRPEALRAVRTRVSDMGISLDIITEAPGWPPVRKTSVPASATAQERPGSSLGTLLWSHLGKLSNNFGYIRS, encoded by the exons ATGAAGTACGTGTCCGGGCCCTACTTCGAGCCGGACTTCGATCCGGTCCTCGACCGCTTCGGCACCCCAGG GGTTGTCGTCGACAATGAGACGCGCGAGGACTGCACGCTCGTCAAGGTCGACAGCGTGAACCGGGACGGCGTGCTGCTGGAGATGGTGCAGCTGCTCACCGATCTCGACCTCGTCATCTCCAAGTCCTACATCTCCTCCGACGGCGGATGGCTCATGGACG TGTTCCACGTCACGGACCAGATCGGGCGGAAGCTGACGGACCCGTCGATCCCGGAGTTCATCCAGCAGgcgctggtgccgacccaccggcCGGGCAACGGGCCGTCGCCCAAGTTCACGACCTGCCTCGGCAACGTGGTCGGCCCCGGCGGCCCGGACCTGTCGGACTGCGCGTGCCTCGAGTTCACGGTGCACGACCGGCCGGGCCTGCTCTCGTCCATCACGCAGGTGCTGGTGGACCAGGGCTGCCACGTCGCGTGCGGGCAGGCCTGGACGCACAGCGGCCGCGCGGCGGGGCTGCTCTAcgtgacgacgacggcgacggccgacgcggcggcgctGCACCCGAGCCGGTGGGCGCGCATCGAGCGGCTGGTGGGCGCCGTGGTGGACGCGCGCGAGAACGTGCCTGGCGAGCGGCGCTGGGTGTGCATGTCGGCGCCCGTGCGCGGCCGCGTGCACACGGAGCGCCGCCTGCACCAGCTCATGCACGACGACCGCGACTACGAGCGCGGCCCGGCGCCCACGCCCGTCGACGAGGAGCTCTTCAGCATGGTcgaccgcgccgccaccaccacggccCTGTCGGCGCTgcgcgcccgcgccgccgagACGCGCGTCACCATCGACAACTGGGAGGAGAGGGGCTACGCCATCGTCAAGATGACGAGCAGGGACCGCCCCAGGctgctcttcgacaccgtctgcgCCCTCACCGACATGCACTACGTCGTCTTCCACGCCACCGTCGGGTCCCAGGGCCCCCTCGCCATTCAG GAATACTACATCCGGCATAAGGATGGGCGCACGGTGGACAGCAGCGCCGAGCGGCAGAAGGTCTCCCGGTGCCTCGTCGCGGCGGTCGAGCGACGGGGGTCTCAT GGAGCCAAGGTGGAGGTTCGCGCGGCCGACCGGTCGGGGCTGCTGTCGGACTTCTCCAGGGTACTCCGGGAGCACGGCATGTCGCTGCTGAGGGCCGAGCTCAAGAGGCAGAAGGACGAGGCCATCGGCACCTTCCACCTTGTCACGGACTCCGGCGGCCAGGTGCGCCCCGAGGCGCTGCGCGCGGTGCGGACCAGGGTCAGCGACATGGGCATCTCGCTCGACATCATCACGGAAGCGCCTGGCTGGCCGCCGGTGAGGAAGACGAGCGTGCCGGCTTCGGCCACTGCCCAGGAGAGGCCCGGATCATCCCTGGGGACCCTTCTGTGGTCGCATCTTGGGAAGCTCTCGAATAACTTTGGCTACATCAGGTCTTAG
- the LOC124704164 gene encoding uncharacterized protein LOC124704164: MSWLARSIATSLNIPDDSCADDDPDAAAPHVAAAAASSPSPRTPPPPHQPHSAAAEGVKEDLTELSKTLTRQLWGVANFLAPPPGEASPSPSPSPSPSQSTAPPEIAGIRTDFSEISGRFRTGISRISSHKAVSGFSTIASNFFAPEDEDESLEPPSNNEGEHDVRLNRAEHEARHTDVARHEWEEKVRLGAGDDEARHEWEPRVRHHHQVDAGEAWHGDGPELDDAGVRQEEEEVEEEWDVVGITDEVLTFATNIARHPETWLDFPLLPDDEESDGPFSYFDMSDTQQEHAMAIEDLAPTLAALRIELCPIHMTKECFWKIYFVLLHPRLNKHDAELLSTPQIVEARAMLMQHQSKHETEQLRRHKDDFGLHSEDDASKDVTEAFSSMRHHAAPVIPITDLEVEKHAIQVTEVAVVDKSVIKEELTEEDTKASNVLQEAFDDDDTDDWFDEEAALAGHTSILMGDEEDVSFSDLEEDDDMK; the protein is encoded by the exons ATGTCATGGCTCGCCCGCTCCATAGCCACCTCCCTCAACATCCCGGACGATTCATGCGCCGACGATGACCCCGACGCCGCTGCCCCCCAcgttgccgctgccgctgcctcctccccctccccgcgcaccccgccgccgccccaccagcctcattcggcggcggcggagggcgtgaAGGAGGACCTCACCGAGCTGTCCAAGACCCTGACCCGCCAACTCTGGGGCGTCGCCAACTTCCTCGCGCCCCCGCCCGGGGAGGCCTCCccctcgccctcgccctcgccctcCCCGAGCCAATCCACCGCCCCGCCTGAGATTGCCGGGATCCGGACCGACTTCTCCGAGATCAGCGGGAGGTTCAGGACCGGGATCTCGCGGATCTCCAGCCACAAGGCCGTGTCCGGCTTCTCCACCATCGCCTCCAATTTCTTCGCCCCCGAAGACGAGGACGAATCGCTGGAACCGCCCAGCAACAACGAGGGGGAGCACGATGTCAGATTAAACAGGGCGGAGCACGAGGCGAGGCACACCGACGTGGCCAGACATGAGTGGGAGGAGAAGGTGCGGCTTGGGGCGGGAGACGACGAGGCGAGGCATGAGTGGGAGCCTAGGGTCAGACATCACCATCAGGTGGATGCCGGCGAGGCATGGCATGGGGATGGCCCCGAGCTGGATGATGCGGGGGTaaggcaggaggaggaggaggtggaggaggagtggGATGTGGTTGGTATCACCGACGAGGTGCTCACGTTCGCCACCAACATTGCCAGGCACCCCGAGACCTGGCTTGACTTCCCGCTGCTCCCTGACGATGAGGAGTCTGATGGCCCGTTCTCAT ATTTTGATATGTCTGATACTCAGCAAGAGCATGCCATGGCTATTGAGGACCTCGCTCCCACATTAGCTGCTTTGCGGATTGAACTATGCccaatccatatgaccaaagaatGCTTTTGGAAAATTTATTTTGTTCTTCTACATCCTAGACTGAACAAGCATGATGCTGAACTTTTGTCCACACCACAG ATTGTGGAAGCTAGAGCAATGCTTATGCAACACCAGTCAAAGCATGAAACAGAGCAGTTACGGCGTCATAAAGACGATTTTGGATTGCATTCAGAAGATGACGCCTCTAAAGACGTCACAGAGGCGTTCTCATCCATGCGACATCATGCAGCTCCTGTCATCCCCATAACAGATCTAgaggttgaaaagcatgctatccAGGTAACTGAAGTTGCAGTAGTGGACAAATCAGTCATAAAGGAGGAGCTGACCGAGGAAGATACCAAGGCCTCAAATGTTTTGCAAGAAGCATTTGATGATGATGATACAGATGATTGGTTTGACGAGGAGGCAGCTCTTGCTGGGCACACTAGCATTCTCATGGGCGACGAGGAAGACGTGTCATTCAGTGAtttggaggaggatgatgatatgaAATGA